From the Peromyscus leucopus breed LL Stock chromosome 8b, UCI_PerLeu_2.1, whole genome shotgun sequence genome, one window contains:
- the Cacna1h gene encoding voltage-dependent T-type calcium channel subunit alpha-1H isoform X2: MLVIMLNCVTLGMFRPCEDVECRSERCSILEAFDDFIFAFFAVEMVIKMVALGLFGQKCYLGDTWNRLDFFIVMAGMMEYSLDGHNVSLSAIRTVRVLRPLRAINRVPSMRILVTLLLDTLPMLGNVLLLCFFVFFIFGIVGVQLWAGLLRNRCFLDSAFVRNNNLTFLRPYYQTEEGEENPFICSSRRDNGMQKCSHIPSRRELRVQCTLGWEAYGQPQAEDGGAGRNACINWNQYYNVCRSGEFNPHNGAINFDNIGYAWIAIFQVITLEGWVDIMYYVMDAHSFYNFIYFILLIIVGSFFMINLCLVVIATQFSETKQRENQLMREQRARYLSNDSTLASFSEPGSCYEELLKYVGHIFRKVKRRSLRLYTRWQSRWRKKVDPSSTLHGQGPGRRPRRPGRRTASVHHLVYHHHHHHHHHYHFSHSGPRRPSPEPGAGDTRLVRACVPASPPSSGHGPPDSESVHSIYHADCHVEGPQERARVAHSIATAASLKLASGLGTMNYPTILPSGTVNSKGGTSQRPKGLRGAGAAGAAAHSPLSLGSPSPYEKIQHVVGEQGLGRASSHLSGLSVPCPLPSPQAGTLTCELKNCPYCASALEDPEFEFSGSESGDSDAHGVYEFTQDVRHGDCRDPVQQPSEVDTPGRGSERRRPPRRTASEPGGLGRLWASFSGKLRRIVDSKYFNRGIMAAILVNTLSMGVEYHEQPDELTNALEISNIVFTSMFALEMLLKLLACGPLGYIRNPYNIFDGIVVVISVWEIVGQADGGLSVLRTFRLLRVLKLVRFLPALRRQLVVLMRTMDNVATFCMLLMLFIFIFSILGMHLFGCKFSLKTDSGDTVPDRKNFDSLLWAIVTVFQILTQEDWNVVLYNGMASTSSWAALYFVALMTFGNYVLFNLLVAILVEGFQAEGDATRSDTDEDKTSAHLEEDFDKLRDLQSTEMKMYSLAVTPNGHLEGRGSLPPPLITHTAATPMPTPKSSPHLDVAHVLLDAQHSSSGSVDPQLGDQKSLASLRSSPCAPWGPNSAGSSRRSSWNSLGRAPSLKRRSQCGERESLLSGEGKGSTDDEAEDGRPGTGSHPGASPGPRATPLRRAESLDHRSPLDLCPPRPAALLPTKFHDCNGQMVALPSEFFLRIDSHKEDAAEFDDDIEDSCCFRLHKVLEPYAPQWCRSRESWALYLFPPQNRLRVSCQKVIAHKMFDHVVLVFIFLNCITIALERPDIDPGSTERAFLSVSNYIFTAIFVVEMMVKVVALGLLWGEHAYLQSSWNVLDGLLVLVSLVDIIVAMASAGGAKILGVLRVLRLLRTLRPLRVISRAPGLKLVVETLISSLRPIGNIVLICCAFFIIFGILGVQLFKGKFYYCEGADTRNITTKAECHAAHYRWVRRKYNFDNLGQALMSLFVLSSKDGWVNIMYDGLDAVGIDQQPVQNHNPWMLLYFISFLLIVSFFVLNMFVGVVVENFHKCRQHQEAEEARRREEKRLRRLERRRRSTFPNPEAQRRPYYADYSHTRRSIHSLCTSHYLDLFITFIICLNVITMSMEHYNQPKSLDEALKYCNYVFTIVFVFEAALKLVAFGFRRFFKDRWNQLDLAIVLLSIMGIALEEIEMNAALPINPTIIRIMRVLRIARVLKLLKMATGMRALLDTVVQALPQVGNLGLLFMLLFFIYAALGVELFGRLECSEDNPCEGLSRHATFTNFGMAFLTLFRVSTGDNWNGIMKDTLRECAREDKHCLSYLPALSPVYFVTFVLVAQFVLVNVVVAVLMKHLEESNKEAREDAEMDAEIELEMAQGSAAQPPSGAQESPGTQPDTPNLLVVRKVSVSRMLSLPNDSYMFRPVAPAAAPHPHPLQEVEMETYTGPVTSAHSPPLEPRASFQVPSAASSPARVSDPLHALSPRSLSLSRILCRQEAMHTESLEGQVDDPGEDSVPDHTKPAENTSTRQVSLGSLRSPPCSPRPASVRTRKHTFGQRCISNRPPAPGGEEAEAADPADEEVSHITSSAHPWPATEPPSPEASPTASPAAKGAVGSGRDPHRFCSVDAQSFLDKPGRADAQRWPSVELDSGDGHLESGEGRGRASELEPALGARRKKKMSPPCISIDPPAEDEGSSRPPAAEGGNTTLRRRTPSCEAALHRDCPESTEGPGTGGDPVAKGERWGQASCRAEHLTVPNFAFEPLDMVGPGGDSFLDSDQSVTPEPRVSSSGAVVPLVHRETEPSVPSGDPPEKGQGLYLTVPQTPLKKPGSLPATPAPDNSGDEPV; this comes from the exons ATGCTGGTCATCATGCTGAACTGCGTGACGCTCGGCATGTTCCGGCCCTGCGAGGATGTCGAGTGCCGCTCAGAGCGTTGCAGCATCTTGGAG GCCTTTGACGACTTCATCTTTGCCTTCTTTGCTGTGGAGATGGTTATCAAGATGGTGGCTCTGGGGCTCTTTGGGCAGAAGTGCTACCTGGGCGACACCTGGAACAGGCTGGACTTCTTCATTGTCATGGCGGG TATGATGGAGTATTCTCTGGACGGACACAACGTGAGCCTCTCTGCCATCCGCACGGTGCGTGTGCTGCGACCCCTCCGCGCCATCAATCGGGTCCCTA GCATGCGGATCCTGGTCACTCTGCTGCTGGACACACTGCCCATGCTTGGGAATGTCCTTCTGCTCTGCTTCTTCGTCTTCTTCATCTTCGGCATCGTCGGGGTCCAGCTCTGGGCTGGCCTGCTGCGGAACCGCTGCTTCCTGGACAGCGCCTTTGTCAG GAACAACAACCTGACCTTCCTGCGTCCATACTACCAAAcggaggagggtgaggagaacCCTTTCATCTGCTCCTCGCGCCGCGACAATGGCATGCAGAAATGCTCACACATCCCCAGCCGTCGCGAGCTCCGTGTGCAGTGCACGCTTGGCTGGGAGGCCTACGGGCAGCCACAGGCCGAGGATGGGGGTGCTGGCCGCAATGCCTGCATCAACTGGAACCAGTACTACAACGTGTGCCGCTCGGGGGAATTCAACCCTCACAATGGCGCCATCAACTTCGACAACATCGGCTATGCGTGGATCGCCATCTTTCAG GTCATCACCCTGGAGGGCTGGGTGGACATCATGTACTACGTCATGGATGCCCACTCGTTCTACAACTTCATCTACTTCATCCTCCTCATCATT GTGGGCTCCTTCTTCATGATCAACCTGTGCCTGGTGGTGATCGCCACGCAGTTCTCGGAGACAAAGCAGAGGGAGAACCAGCTGATGCGTGAACAGCGGGCCCGCTATCTGTCCAACGACAGCACCCTGGCCAGCTTCTCCGAGCCCGGCAGCTGCTATGAGGAGCTCCTCAAATATGTGGGCCACATCTTCCGCAAGGTCAAGCGCCGTAGCCTGCGCCTGTATACCCGCTGGCAGAGCCGCTGGCGTAAGAAGGTGGACCCCAGCAGCACCCTGCACGGCCAAGGCCCcgggcggcggccgcggcggcccGGCAGACGCACCGCGTCCGTGCACCACCTGgtctaccatcaccaccaccaccaccaccaccactaccacttcAGCCACAGCGGCCCACGCAGGCCCAGCCCAGAGCCAGGTGCTGGCGATACCAGGTTGGTCCGGGCCTGTGTGCCCGCCTCGCCGCCATCCTCAGGCCATGGGCCGCCAGACTCTGAGTCTGTGCACAGTATCTACCATGCTGACTGCCATGTGGAGGGGCCACAGGAAAGAGCCCGGGTGGCACACTCCATAGCCACTGCTGCCAGTCTCAAGCTGGCCTCAGGTTTGGGCACCATGAACTATCCCACCATCCTGCCTTCAGGAACAGTCAACAGCAAAGGTGGCACCAGCCAGCGGCCCAAGGGCCTACGGGGCGCTGGAGCCGCGGGGGCTGCTGCACACAGTCCTCTGAGCCTGGGCAGCCCCAGCCCCTACGAGAAGATCCAGCATGTGGTTGGGGAACAAG GACTAGGCCGAGCCTCTAGCCACCTGTCTGGCCTGAGTGTGCCTTGccccctgcccagcccccagGCGGGCACGCTGACCTGTGAGCTGAAGAACTGCCCGTATTGTGCCAGCGCCCTGGAGGACCCCGAGTTTGAGTTCAGTGGCTCGGAGAGCGGAGACTCGGATGCCCACGGAGTCTATGAGTTTACCCAGGATGTGCGACATGGAGATTGCCGGGATCCTGTGCAGCAGCCCAGTGAAGTGGACACGCCAGGGCGTGGCAGTGAGAGGCGGCGGCCGCCACGGCGGACAGCCTCAGAGCCAGGAGGACTAGGCCGCCTCTGGGCTTCCTTCAGTGGCAAGCTGCGTCGCATCGTAGACAGCAAGTACTTCAACAGGGGCATTATGGCGGCCATCCTTGTCAACACTCTGAGCATGGGCGTTGAGTATCATGAGCAG CCTGATGAGTTGACCAACGCACTGGAGATAAGCAACATTGTGTTTACCAGCATGTTCGCCCTGGAGATGCTGCTGAAGTTGCTGGCCTGTGGGCCGCTGGGCTACATCCGGAACCCCTACAACATCTTTGATGGCATTGTTGTTGTCATCAG CGTCTGGGAGATCGTGGGCCAGGCGGACGGTGGTTTGTCCGTGCTCCGCACATTTCGGCTGCTGCGGGTGCTGAAGCTGGTGCGTTTCCTGCCGGCCCTGCGGCGGCAGCTGGTGGTGCTCATGAGGACCATGGACAACGTGGCCACCTTCTGCATGTTACTCAtgctcttcatcttcatcttcag catcctGGGAATGCACCTCTTTGGCTGTAAGTTCAGCCTGAAGACAGACTCTGGAGACACCGTCCCCGACAGGAAGAACTTCGACTCCCTGCTGTGGGCCATCGTCACTGTGTTCCAG ATCCTGACACAGGAAGACTGGAATGTGGTCCTCTACAACGGCATGGCTTCTACCTCCTCCTGGGCTGCCCTTTACTTTGTGGCCCTGATGACCTTCGGGAACTACGTGCTCTTCAACCTGCTGGTAGCCATCCTGGTGGAAGGCTTCCAGGCAGAG GGTGACGCCACCAGGTCGGACACGGACGAGGACAAGACATCTGCCCACTTAGAGGAAGATTTCGATAAGCTCAGAGACCTTCAAAGCACAG AGATGAAGATGTACTCGCTGGCTGTGACCCCTAATGGGCACCTAGAGGGCCGGGGCAGCCTGCCGCCGCCTCTGATCACGCACACAGCGGCCACGCCTATGCCTACTCCCAAGAGCTCCCCACACCTGGACGTGGCCCATGTTCTCCTGGACGCACAGCACAGCAGCAGTGGCTCTGTGGACCCCCAACTGGGGGACCAGAAGTCTCTG GCCAGCCTCCGCAGCTCCCCTTGTGCCCCATGGGGCCCCAACAGCGCTGGGAGCAGCCGGCGCTCCAGCTGGAACAGCCTGGGCCGCGCACCCAGCCTCAAACGCCGCAGCCAGTGTGGGGAGCGTGAGTCTCTGCTCTCTGGTGAGGGAAAGGGCAGTACAGATGACGAGGCTGAGGACGGCAGACCCGGCACGGGAAGCCACCCGGGAGCCTCGCCTGGGCCCCGCGCCACCCCGCTGCGGCGTGCCGAGTCGTTGGACCACCGCAGCCCTCTGGACCTGTGCCCCCCACGGCCTGCCGCCCTCCTACCCACAAAGTTCCATGACTGCAACGGGCAGATGGTGGCCCTGCCCAGCGAGTTCTTCCTGCGCATCGACAGCCACAAGGAGGATGCCGCTGAGTTTGATGACGACATAGAGGAT AGCTGCTGCTTCCGCCTACACAAAGTGCTAGAACCCTACGCGCCTCAGTGGTGCCGCAGCCGGGAGTCCTGGGCCCTGTACCTCTTCCCACCGCAGAACAG GCTACGGGTCTCCTGCCAGAAAGTCATCGCACACAAGATGTTTGACCACGTGGTCCTGGTCTTCATCTTCCTCAACTGCATCACCATTGCCTTGGAGAGGCCAGACATCGACCCAGGCAGTACC GAGAGGGCCTTCCTCAGTGTCTCCAACTACATCTTCACAGCCATCTTCGTGGTAGAGATGATGGTGAAG GTGGTAGCCCTGGGACTGCTGTGGGGTGAACACGCCTACCTGCAGAGCAGCTGGAATGTGCTGGACGGGCTTCTTGTCCTGGTGTCCCTGGTGGACATCATCGTGGCCATGGCCTCGGCGGGCGGTGCCAAGATCCTCGGCGTCCTGCGTGTGCTGCGCCTGCTTCGGACCCTGCGGCCTCTGAG GGTCATCAGCCGAGCCCCGGGCCTCAAGCTGGTTGTAGAGACGCTGATATCATCGCTCAGGCCCATCGGGAACATCGTCCTCATCTGCTGCGCCTTCTTCATCATCTTCGGCATCCTTGGGGTGCAG CTTTTCAAGGGCAAATTCTACTACTGCGAGGGCGCAGATACCAGGAACATCACCACCAAGGCCGAGTGCCATGCCGCCCACTACCGCTGGGTGAGGCGGAAGTATAATTTTGACAACCTGGGTCAG GCGCTGATGTCCCTGTTTGTGCTGTCGTCCAAGGATGGCTGGGTGAACATCATGTACGATGGTCTTGATGCCGTGGGCATTGACCAGCAG CCCGTGCAGAACCACAACCCCTGGATGCTGCTGTACTTCATCTCCTTCCTGCTCATCGTCAGCTTCTTCGTGCTCAACATGTTCGTGGGCGTGGTGGTGGAGAACTTCCACAAATGCCGGCAGCACCAGGAGGCCGAGGAGGCGCGGCGGCGTGAGGAGAAACGGCTGCGGCGCCTGGAGAGGAGGCGCAGGA GCACTTTCCCCAACCCAG AGGCCCAGCGCCGGCCCTACTACGCAGACTATTCACATACGCGCCGCTCCATCCATTCGCTGTGCACCAGCCATTACCTGGACCTCTTCATCACCTTCATCATCTGCCTCAATGTCATCACCATGTCCATGGAGCACTACAACCAGCCCAAG TCTCTGGACGAGGCTCTCAAGTACTGCAACTACGTCTTTACCATTGTCTTCGTCTTCGAGGCTGCCCTGAAGCTGGTGGCCTTTGGGTTCCGGAGGTTCTTCAAGGACAG GTGGAACCAGCTGGACTTGGCCATAGTCCTCCTGTCCATCATGGGCATTGCGCTGGAGGAAATTGAGATGAATGCCGCCCTGCCCATCAACCCCACCATCATCCGCATCATGCGCGTGCTTCGCATCGCCCGTG TGCTGAAGCTACTGAAGATGGCCACAGGCATGCGTGCCCTGCTGGATACTGTGGTTCAAGCTCTGCCGCAG GTAGGGAACCTTGGTCTTCTTTTCATGCTCCTGTTTTTTATCTATGCTGCCCTGGgagtggagctgtttgggaggctAG AGTGCAGCGAGGACAACCCCTGTGAGGGCCTGAGCAGGCACGCTACCTTCACCAACTTCGGCATGGCCTTCCTCACGCTGTTCCGAGTGTCCACGGGGGACAACTGGAACGGGATCATGAAG GACACGCTCCGGGAATGCGCCCGTGAGGACAAGCACTGCCTCAGCTACCTGCCCGCCCTCTCGCCCGTCTACTTCGTCACCTTCGTGCTGGTTGCCCAGTTTGTGCTGGTCAACGTGGTGGTGGCCGTGCTCATGAAGCACCTGGAGGAGAGTAACAAGGAGGCCCGCGAGGATGCCGAGATGGATGCCGAGATcgagctggagatggctcagggctccGCAGCCCAGCCCCCGTCTGGAGCGCAG GAAAGCCCGGGGACCCAGCCGGACACTCCAAACCTCCTGGTCGTGCGTAAAGTGTCTGTGTCCAGGATGCTCTCGCTGCCCAACGACAGCTACATGTTCCGGCCCGTGGCGCCCGCCGCGGCCCCACACCCTCACCCACTGcaggaggtggagatggagacCTACACCG GCCCGGTCACCTCCGCTCACTCGCCGCCCCTGGAGCCCCGTGCCTCCTTCCAGGTCCCGTCGGCTGCATCCTCTCCAGCCAGGGTCAGCGATCCCCTTCATGCCCTCTCACCCCGCTCTCTAAGCCTCTCACGGATACTCTGCAGACAG GAAGCCATGCATACCGAGTCCCTGGAAGGGCAGGTTGATGACCCTGGAGAAGACAGCGTGCCAGACCACACAAAGCCTGCTGAAAATACCTCCACGAGGCAGGTGTCTCTGGGCTCCCTGCggtcccctccctgctccccacgACCTGCCAGTGTCCGTACTCGCAAGCACACTTTCGGGCAGCGCTGCATCTCTAACCGCCCTCCTGCCCCGGGAGGAGAAGAAGCTGAAGCAGCAGACCCGGCAGATGAGGAGGTCAGCCACATCACCAGCTCAGCCCACCCCTGGCCGGCTACAGAGCCCCCCAGCCCAGAGGCCTCCCCAACAGCCTCCCCTGCTGCCAAaggggcagtgggcagtgggcgGGACCCACACAGGTTCTGCAGTGTGGATGCTCAGAGCTTCCTGGACAAACCAGGCCGGGCGGATGCACAGCGGTGGCCCTCTGTGGAACTGGATAGTGGAGACGGCCACCTAGAGTCCGGGGAGGGAAGGGGCCGGGCCTCAGAGCTTGAGCCCGCTCTCGGAGCacggaggaagaagaagatgagcCCCCCCTGCATCTCCATTGACCCTCCCGCTGAGGATGAGGGCTCCTCCCGCCCCCCTGCGGCCGAAGGTGGCAATACTACCCTGAGACGCCGAACCCCGTCCTGCGAGGCTGCCCTCCACAGGGACTGCCCAGAGTCCACAGAGGGCCCAGGCACTGGAGGGGACCCTGTAGCCAAGGGTGAGCGCTGGGGCCAGGCTTCCTGCCGAGCAGAGCACCTGACTGTCCCCAACTTTGCCTTCGAGCCTCTGGACATGGTGGGACCTGGTGGAGACTCTTTCTTGGACAGTGACCAAAGTGTGACCCCAGAACCCAGAGTTTCCTCTTCGGGGGCTGTAGTGCCTCTTGTACACCGTGAAACTGAACCTTCTGTGCCCTCTGGTGACCCCCCAGAGAAAGGGCAAGGACTGTACCTCACTGTGCCCCAGACCCCCTTGAAGAAACCAGGGTCTCTCCCAGCCACCCCTGCCCCAGATAACAGTGGAGATGAGCCTGTGTAG